Proteins encoded together in one Chitinophaga varians window:
- a CDS encoding SusD/RagB family nutrient-binding outer membrane lipoprotein — protein sequence MKKIFIKSGVALAAFSMLLSACSKFDDINQNPKQASESQVQEEFLINSSIIAAQMDPDVAERSFVLIWKAAAHQQLDDGITSGNNNDGWSGAYYTQISGWLTSINAAVELGEKKIKTGNINEYTANLLQVSRIWRAYLLSEMSDNYGPIAIQGYSNGTNPDFASVKDVYYFILSELKDASTKLNTTQTPGDALAKLDPAYGYDFKKWQRYANSLRLRLAMRLSEVDAAKAKAEFEDAAAGNLITDMSQTFQVQEKPGWDALTGVMSREWDEQLMTTTLENIYNGLGGVKTADQLTDPVYQPYIRAADWAGLQLTDHFPTTSSDPLAGFWFDGLPQTIDPRAYKAFIPAGDFSNPNFSRYPSYNENAWKRTARALMKNDKDTAVLLDGKMAWNGQTDGDWGAKGTLNRWYYWPGGAPRMTQQFRTSTSKRIFFAPWETHFLIAEAAVRGWNVPMSGKAAYEKGITQNFEYWGVSQFVGAYLASTDFNNVGTSVSWDHTAEPPATHTMNFKNGYTNAPGTVAIKYPVNNLYKNGSVKNDLLTKVITQKYIANMPWLPLEAWSDQRRLGLPFFETPNVEQPIPGLPGLNNGNYMTSNVKFYPQRIKYPSVMRNANGKGYDQAVQALGGTEEVTTPLWWAKQK from the coding sequence ATGAAGAAAATATTCATAAAATCAGGCGTGGCATTGGCAGCGTTTTCCATGTTACTGTCTGCCTGTAGCAAATTTGATGATATCAATCAGAATCCCAAACAGGCCAGCGAAAGCCAGGTCCAGGAGGAGTTTCTCATCAATAGTTCTATTATCGCCGCCCAGATGGACCCGGACGTGGCTGAACGTTCATTCGTGCTGATCTGGAAAGCTGCCGCTCACCAGCAACTGGATGACGGTATTACTTCCGGCAATAACAACGATGGCTGGTCCGGCGCTTATTATACACAGATATCCGGCTGGCTGACCAGTATTAATGCTGCCGTTGAGTTGGGTGAAAAAAAGATAAAGACAGGTAACATCAACGAATATACGGCGAACCTGTTGCAGGTGTCGCGTATCTGGCGCGCATATTTGTTGAGCGAGATGTCCGACAACTACGGTCCTATTGCTATACAGGGCTACTCCAATGGTACCAATCCGGATTTTGCCAGCGTAAAAGACGTGTATTACTTTATCCTGTCTGAGCTGAAAGACGCCAGCACCAAGCTGAACACCACTCAGACACCTGGCGATGCCCTTGCGAAGCTGGACCCCGCTTACGGTTATGATTTCAAAAAATGGCAGCGTTATGCCAACTCCCTGCGCCTGCGCCTGGCCATGCGTTTGTCTGAAGTAGACGCTGCTAAAGCCAAAGCAGAATTTGAAGATGCGGCTGCCGGTAATCTGATCACCGACATGAGCCAGACTTTCCAGGTACAGGAAAAACCAGGATGGGATGCGCTTACCGGTGTAATGAGCCGTGAGTGGGACGAACAGCTGATGACTACCACCCTGGAGAATATCTATAACGGCCTTGGTGGCGTGAAAACCGCTGACCAGCTCACTGATCCGGTTTATCAGCCATATATCAGGGCTGCCGACTGGGCGGGCTTACAGCTGACAGACCACTTCCCGACCACTTCCAGTGATCCGCTGGCGGGCTTCTGGTTTGATGGTTTGCCGCAAACCATCGATCCGCGCGCTTACAAAGCGTTTATCCCTGCAGGTGATTTCTCCAATCCGAATTTCTCCCGTTATCCTTCCTATAATGAAAATGCATGGAAGAGAACAGCGCGTGCCCTGATGAAAAATGATAAAGACACCGCGGTACTGCTGGACGGTAAAATGGCCTGGAATGGGCAGACAGATGGCGACTGGGGCGCGAAAGGCACACTTAACCGCTGGTATTACTGGCCTGGTGGCGCTCCGCGTATGACGCAGCAGTTCCGTACCAGCACCAGCAAACGTATCTTCTTTGCTCCGTGGGAAACACATTTCCTGATCGCTGAAGCGGCGGTGAGAGGATGGAACGTACCGATGTCCGGCAAAGCGGCTTACGAAAAAGGTATCACGCAGAACTTTGAATACTGGGGCGTTTCCCAGTTTGTGGGCGCTTACCTGGCTTCTACGGATTTCAATAATGTGGGGACTTCCGTTAGCTGGGACCATACTGCTGAACCTCCGGCTACGCACACCATGAACTTCAAAAACGGTTATACCAATGCTCCCGGCACTGTTGCCATTAAGTATCCGGTTAACAACCTGTATAAAAACGGTAGTGTGAAGAATGACCTGTTAACCAAGGTTATTACACAGAAATACATCGCTAATATGCCATGGCTGCCACTGGAAGCATGGAGCGATCAGCGCAGGCTCGGTCTGCCCTTCTTTGAAACACCGAACGTTGAGCAACCAATACCTGGCCTGCCGGGATTGAACAATGGTAACTATATGACCAGCAACGTTAAGTTTTATCCGCAGCGTATCAAGTATCCTTCTGTCATGAGAAATGCCAATGGCAAGGGATATGATCAGGCCGTACAGGCACTGGGTGGTACAGAAGAGGTGACCACGCCGCTGTGGTGGGCTAAACAAAAGTAA
- a CDS encoding SusC/RagA family TonB-linked outer membrane protein, with translation MKRWLGFALLACLVALCCQSAYAQEKKWVSGTLKDGSGAPIIYATIVEKGTTNGATSNEKGAFRVQVAPNATLVITSVGFTRMEVPANGNLDLVMQDASKGLNEVVVTALGISREKKSLGYSMQEVKANTLVEAHETNITNALTGVVAGLQITRASGGPAASSKINLRGNTSLNGKNQPLIVVDGVPIDNSTGVGSDGTNDYWNPSLDMGNGLSDLNANDIASISVLKGPAAAALYGSRAGDGVILVTTKTGRKNSGVGITVSSTLGLETFFTRPEMQKSFGQGTNGVFNETAGTSWGPKIEGQEVTNWAGKKENLRYFDNVKNFYNIGLNHNQNISFQQQFDKTSVYTSLNYLNDKSMIPGTKLSRVNITSRISSKYGAKDRLSTDFKVQYSNTNAVNRPATGTNSRNYATLLYSMPVSMDVTQFKNPVNEFGKMTWYSVGNDVNPYWATKYLQNQDIRNRFIMNGSMKYQFTSWLDAEVKAGADMYNTTTESKTYVGSPAAVDGGYGTGRLSFTELNYSTLITAKKENLISKLSGNISVGGNLMKQKTSNVGYSTGALVVPNLFAIKNSKGAIATTDAATEQRINSVYGTAGLNWDSYLFLDVTARNDWSSTLSPENRSFFYPSVSLSYLLTEHIKSLPSWLSYGKLRASYAAVGNSLSPYQLYNNYVIGQDPNGNITASRDKIYFNKGVKSELIKSHEFGAEFRFVDSRFGLDFTYYKSNATNQLIDLPMDPASGYGKRKINAGNIQNSGFEIMADARILTNPKGLMWNISGNLSMNRNKIIDIGEAEGVSIYPLGGFDAVSIVAKTGSLYGDIYASKVLRRVTDQSSQYYGQLILESNGLPKIEDGNKYLGNQAAKALVGITNSFSYKNFSLGFLVDARIGGEIYSVTQLMMQKAGTAAITAPGGQRNDIVVPGVIDQGGGKYVPNTQSVTQQQYWNALNNGNLGAPEINTYDATSIRLRNVQLNYNLPKSVLGRMPVQAVKVGLSCNNVWMISSHARGLDPESVFAIGSNATGFENGAPPTTRTFLVNLSLSF, from the coding sequence ATGAAAAGGTGGTTAGGCTTTGCGCTGCTGGCTTGTCTGGTAGCCCTTTGCTGTCAAAGCGCTTATGCGCAGGAGAAAAAATGGGTATCCGGTACCCTGAAGGACGGCTCCGGCGCCCCTATTATCTATGCAACGATTGTTGAAAAAGGTACTACCAACGGTGCTACCTCCAACGAAAAAGGTGCCTTCCGCGTGCAGGTGGCGCCTAACGCCACCCTGGTGATCACCAGCGTAGGCTTTACCAGGATGGAAGTGCCTGCCAATGGTAATCTTGACCTGGTGATGCAGGATGCTTCCAAAGGATTGAACGAAGTGGTGGTAACCGCGCTGGGTATCAGCCGTGAGAAAAAATCACTAGGTTATTCCATGCAGGAAGTAAAAGCCAATACCCTGGTGGAAGCACATGAAACCAACATCACCAATGCGCTGACAGGCGTGGTGGCTGGTTTGCAGATCACCCGCGCCAGCGGTGGCCCTGCGGCGTCTTCCAAAATCAACCTGCGTGGTAACACTTCCCTGAATGGTAAGAACCAGCCGTTGATCGTAGTGGACGGCGTACCTATCGACAACTCCACCGGCGTAGGCTCCGACGGTACCAATGATTACTGGAACCCGTCTCTGGACATGGGTAACGGTCTGTCTGACCTGAACGCCAACGACATCGCCAGCATCTCCGTATTGAAAGGCCCTGCCGCTGCTGCATTGTATGGCAGCCGTGCAGGAGACGGCGTTATCCTCGTTACCACTAAAACAGGCCGGAAAAACAGCGGCGTAGGCATTACTGTTTCCTCCACACTGGGTCTGGAAACTTTCTTTACCCGCCCCGAAATGCAGAAGTCTTTCGGACAAGGTACTAACGGTGTCTTTAATGAAACTGCCGGTACCAGCTGGGGACCGAAAATTGAAGGCCAGGAAGTGACCAACTGGGCTGGTAAAAAAGAGAACCTGCGTTATTTTGATAACGTTAAGAACTTCTATAACATTGGCCTGAACCACAACCAGAATATCTCTTTCCAGCAGCAGTTTGATAAGACGTCTGTATATACGTCCCTGAACTACCTGAACGATAAAAGCATGATCCCGGGCACTAAACTGTCCCGCGTAAATATCACCAGCAGAATCTCCAGCAAGTACGGTGCAAAAGACCGCCTGTCTACAGATTTCAAAGTGCAGTATTCCAATACTAACGCGGTAAACAGACCGGCAACCGGTACCAACTCCCGTAACTATGCTACGTTGCTGTACAGCATGCCTGTTTCCATGGACGTCACCCAGTTTAAAAATCCGGTGAATGAATTCGGTAAAATGACCTGGTACAGTGTTGGTAACGATGTGAACCCTTACTGGGCCACCAAATACCTGCAAAACCAGGATATCCGTAACCGTTTTATCATGAACGGGTCCATGAAATACCAGTTCACCAGCTGGTTAGACGCTGAAGTGAAAGCCGGTGCTGATATGTATAACACCACTACAGAAAGCAAAACTTACGTCGGCAGCCCTGCCGCCGTTGATGGTGGTTATGGCACAGGCAGACTGAGTTTTACAGAGCTGAACTACAGCACCCTGATCACTGCCAAAAAGGAAAACCTCATCAGTAAACTGAGTGGCAATATCAGCGTGGGTGGAAACCTGATGAAACAGAAAACCTCTAACGTAGGTTATAGCACCGGCGCACTGGTAGTGCCTAACCTGTTTGCCATCAAAAACTCCAAAGGAGCTATTGCTACCACTGATGCAGCAACAGAGCAACGGATCAACTCCGTGTATGGAACGGCAGGCCTGAACTGGGACAGTTACCTCTTCCTGGACGTGACTGCACGTAACGACTGGTCATCTACACTGAGCCCTGAAAACCGCTCTTTCTTCTATCCTTCCGTGAGCTTGTCTTACCTGCTTACAGAACATATCAAATCCCTGCCGTCCTGGTTGAGCTATGGTAAACTGAGAGCTTCCTACGCAGCCGTAGGTAACAGCTTGTCTCCTTACCAACTGTACAACAACTATGTGATTGGTCAGGACCCTAACGGTAACATCACTGCCAGCCGTGATAAGATTTATTTTAATAAGGGCGTAAAAAGTGAGCTGATCAAATCTCATGAGTTTGGTGCGGAATTCCGTTTTGTGGACAGCCGCTTCGGACTTGATTTTACCTACTATAAATCCAATGCCACCAATCAGCTGATCGATTTACCGATGGACCCTGCCAGTGGTTATGGAAAACGTAAAATCAATGCCGGTAACATTCAGAACAGTGGTTTTGAAATCATGGCAGACGCCAGAATCCTGACCAATCCTAAAGGATTGATGTGGAATATCTCCGGTAACCTCTCCATGAACCGCAACAAAATTATTGATATCGGTGAAGCGGAAGGCGTAAGCATTTATCCGCTGGGTGGTTTTGATGCGGTGTCTATTGTTGCGAAAACCGGTTCACTGTATGGCGATATCTATGCCAGCAAAGTGTTAAGACGTGTAACTGATCAAAGCAGCCAGTACTATGGACAATTGATACTGGAATCCAACGGCCTGCCAAAAATTGAAGACGGTAATAAATACCTCGGCAATCAGGCGGCTAAAGCACTCGTGGGCATTACCAACTCATTCTCCTACAAGAATTTCTCCCTGGGCTTCCTGGTAGACGCCCGTATTGGTGGTGAAATATACTCGGTGACACAGCTGATGATGCAGAAAGCCGGTACAGCCGCTATTACCGCGCCTGGTGGTCAGAGAAACGATATTGTAGTACCTGGTGTTATCGATCAGGGTGGTGGAAAATATGTTCCCAATACCCAATCTGTTACACAGCAACAATACTGGAATGCGCTTAACAACGGTAACCTGGGCGCTCCTGAAATAAATACCTACGACGCTACCAGCATCCGCCTCAGAAACGTACAGCTGAATTACAACCTGCCTAAGAGCGTATTGGGCCGCATGCCGGTACAGGCAGTGAAAGTAGGCCTGTCCTGCAATAACGTATGGATGATTTCCAGCCATGCACGTGGCCTCGATCCGGAATCTGTATTCGCGATTGGTTCCAATGCTACCGGTTTTGAAAACGGTGCGCCTCCAACCACCCGCACATTCCTGGTGAACCTTAGCCTTAGTTTCTAA
- a CDS encoding ROK family transcriptional regulator yields the protein MVSDRQELFKKTILKHLYFNKELSCTDLTQLTGRSLPHTTKALNELVKEGLVMESGYAISTGGRRPQVYSVRQDYLYILSVAMDQFMTSICILDMGNQVIGEEQVLELSLSAHPDGISILGQELKRVIAQSGIPKEKFAGIGIGMPGFVDVTKGINHSFFDTSARSINEYLEMVTGIPVIIDNDSSLIALAEWKLGEARQRQHALVINIGWGIGLGMVLNGSLFRGENGFAGEFSHIPLFTNNKICSCGKMGCLETETSLSVIAEKAIAGIQAGRTTVMKGLSMDNRIATYHQIMDAAIKGDKYAVELLSEAGYHIGRGIAILIHLFNPKLVILSGRGTKAGKLWLAPVQHALNEHCIPKIAENVEIKISSLGYAAERLGAAALVMENLDKGQQRG from the coding sequence ATGGTGTCTGACCGCCAGGAATTATTCAAGAAGACAATACTGAAACACCTTTACTTCAACAAGGAGTTGTCCTGTACCGATCTGACGCAATTGACCGGCAGGAGCCTTCCGCATACGACGAAAGCGCTGAACGAGCTGGTGAAGGAGGGGTTAGTGATGGAGTCGGGATATGCGATATCTACAGGGGGCCGTCGTCCGCAGGTATATTCTGTGCGGCAGGACTATCTGTATATATTATCTGTGGCGATGGACCAGTTCATGACCAGTATTTGTATTCTGGATATGGGCAACCAGGTGATTGGTGAAGAGCAGGTATTGGAATTATCATTATCAGCGCATCCTGACGGGATCTCCATCCTTGGGCAGGAATTAAAAAGGGTAATAGCACAATCCGGTATTCCGAAAGAGAAATTTGCCGGCATTGGCATAGGCATGCCTGGATTTGTGGACGTGACAAAGGGAATTAATCATTCATTTTTCGACACGTCTGCCAGGAGCATTAATGAATACCTGGAAATGGTGACCGGCATACCGGTAATTATAGACAACGATTCGAGCCTGATAGCGCTGGCGGAGTGGAAACTGGGCGAAGCCCGTCAAAGGCAGCATGCGCTGGTGATCAATATTGGTTGGGGCATTGGACTGGGGATGGTGTTGAATGGCAGCCTTTTCCGTGGGGAAAACGGATTTGCCGGTGAATTCAGTCACATTCCTTTGTTTACCAACAATAAGATCTGCAGTTGCGGAAAAATGGGTTGCCTCGAAACGGAGACCTCCCTTTCCGTGATAGCCGAGAAAGCGATTGCCGGAATTCAGGCAGGAAGGACCACGGTGATGAAAGGCTTGTCTATGGACAACAGGATTGCCACGTACCATCAGATTATGGACGCCGCTATCAAGGGCGACAAGTACGCAGTAGAATTATTATCAGAGGCTGGATATCACATAGGCAGGGGGATCGCTATACTGATTCATTTATTTAATCCCAAGCTGGTGATTTTGAGCGGGAGAGGCACAAAAGCCGGAAAGCTTTGGCTGGCGCCGGTACAACACGCATTAAACGAGCATTGTATTCCGAAAATCGCAGAAAATGTAGAAATAAAAATTTCATCCCTTGGGTATGCTGCAGAAAGGCTGGGAGCCGCAGCACTCGTTATGGAAAATTTGGATAAAGGCCAACAAAGAGGATAA